The genomic segment GACTAGAATTAGGGTTTGTTTCATTCCATGGCCATTTCAGGTAAAACATTTGTTTAGGTTTAGGATTGGGAACAGAAATCGAATCCATTAAGCCACATCAGAGACTACAAACAATAATCAAATAGCTAGTATAGTCGGATAGATATCATAAAGAAATGACAACATCCTTCCATAAAGACGAtgaactttttataattttaatataaattattttaattatgaaataataataatatagataatGATTTAGATAAATTAATGTATGtacattaatatttattcaataaatattgaTAACTCCGTACCAAAATCTGGTAAAGATAATTATAAGGCTAAGTGTTGCTATTTAAACTGACAGGATGacgaataataaaaaaatagatttaaaaataaagtttttgaaTCATGATCGTAGTTTATTATGAAAAACTGTAAAAAATACGTGTTTGGTTTATAAAACTGCATTTTAGATTCAAAAATCGGTTATGCATAAAAAGAATATTAGCACCTTACAACATTAGTTAgtcaaatatgaaaaatggtGTGGTTTCTtctaaatgtttatttttttggaaataagaataaaagaagataacaagaaaaaactaaaaatatattttgaaaattttgagacCAACAAATATTAATCTCGCTCTTTGTATTTTCATTCAAACTGGAAAATCAAGGGCAACATAGTTTAAAAGAAAGATTAGTTTGAAAGTTTTGATACttctaaattatttgaaaatgagTGTCCTGTAACACAGATGACCTAACAAAtaccaaaaagaaaatagtgaaaacgtatttttaagttattttttaagaaataaagattcaagtaataaaacaacACATACGATCGCACGAAAAATTGTACTTTTAATTTTGGATATTGGACGACATGGACCACCGTACAAACATCCAAAAGAAATcagtgaaaaattattttttaaattttaatctttatagtttttatattttttattgttttaaaaatttacatttattattgtttaaagcagttttattttcatgaataTTGAGTAAAAAGagtacaaaattttaattagtgagaaaataaaaacatagatgTATATGTAAAATATAGGGCATAACTAAAAAGAGGGATAAAACTGGAAGACAAAGTGGGTGGGCAGCGGAGGgtaaaagcaaataaaacataCAGGGATGCGAGATAGTGAATGCGTGGTGCGGTGAGCAATTAAATGTGTGGTGTGTATAGTGACAGCCGAAACAGAGTAAAACAGTGGTGTCTGTGCAGTGAACATGAAGTGCATAAAGTAAAGTAAATTATGAACATGcccacaaataaaaataaaatatacaaggGATGGGGGTTAATTTATATGGGAGTGCATGGCGTGAAATGAAAAAAGCAGCCCActtatctttctttcttctttgttaaaaaaaacaacgGTATTACTTCCAGCACCCTATTAGTCcagatttcatttttttctgaattcattaaaacaaatttggaaTTCATTAAAGGTATTATATGgttcattaaattattttcaaaagtaaTTCAGTACCTTTGCTTCTCTTTGCCTTCTGAAAAAAAAGCCTTATAACTTAGAAAATGATGGATTATTTATACTGGATGATTCTGCTTGTGTGTGAATGTCGTTAAATCCTTCCCAAAATCTGTTTACAACTCACTGTGTGTTTCTTTGTCTTTACTCTCTGTGTTGTGATTTTGTTTCAAAAGAAATCTAGTATTGTGGGAATGAGGAGAACTCGTGTGAGTATAGGTTGAAGATGATTGTCAGATATTGTGAgtgtgtgtttttattttttgtgtgtaGAGAATTAGGAGTTTTGGATGATGGTAGTGGACGAATGAATCTCCTCTCCCACCAAATGGaagttttgttttgtatatGAATGAggttgtatttttaaaaaatagaaagtcCTGATAGTTACGAAGAATGAAGGAAGACTGCTCCCTCCTCTTTGCACATTTTGCTAATTACCGGATTCACATTGTATTGGGAGTGGTAAATTTTAGGTGTGGTGGAAAGCAAAACGGTGGTGAGAAAACTTAACACTACGGACTATTGAGCCTAATTTTAGAAAAAGGGGTGTAGAAactgaaataaaatagaaaatgaattggGCTTCCAGCCATTATGAAAGGCATATAGGAAAGGTGGAGATAtacaaaactaattaattattccatcatgtttttttcaaaaaatttattattctcccttttcaaattttgttttataccGCTTATAAGCTGCATCAAATAATTGACTTATAGATGTTACCATGAAAACGATACAGTGATCTTCCCTGTCTTAAATCCATACTACTAACAAATATCAAACTAAACCTCAAAACCTATAGTGATAGTTTAATGCTGCTCCAACGTATCACAAAATAATTTGGTCATATATTTTAATGATCTCTCTATTCTTTCAATGGAGTTCTTCAATTCCATTTGATCACGTTTTCTTGAAGGTGATAGAACAACAATCTTACTCCAAAGAGAATCAGGTTCCATTATGCGATTGGGTTTCTTGTTAAGTTCGTAGACGGAATCAGCTTCAACATTCAAATCGCTCAATTCTTTTAAGAGCttggtttttttaatatattcctGTCGATCCTCATCATGGAAGATGCTCCATATAACCTGTTATGTATTACAAATAAATTGTTATTTCCATTACATGTTAATATTCACATAGTAAAATTAAACTCTCACATTTGGTGGACTACCAACAAAATCTGCGCCGCTGAGTATGGCTTTATCAACAAGATCACAATATCTTGGAAATGCATTAGCAAACATTTTGTGATATTTCAACTGTGAATTTACGTTCACTGCACTCCTTGTTATTATAGCTTTGCTGTCAAAATTTCAATGGCAATGTTAATCAtcaaaccaataaaaaaaattacctaaTTAGTAACATGGTACAACTCACAAACATGTATACCTAATGATTTTAACCATAGCAAGATAACTCTCACAAACCATGCCAAGTAGGAAAATTTCATAAGGCTTTTGTGTGCATGGTTCTCCGTTAGAAATTCcttttgattgattttcttcttctgtgtCATGTAATTTCTCCCAGTAATTTTCAGTGACGGTTCCATCTTCAGCTACTTTATATCCTACTCCCATTCGATATCGGTATTTGTGAATATTTCTTGCCATGACAATAGTCTGCTTTACAAACGACTCACATGATAATGTATCAACCATGATTACATCTCGACCCTCGTTTAGAGCTGTCACAAGCTTAGATAATGCAACATGGGTGGAAGATTGATGCATCTGTtcaaattttaagtaaaaataactCATAAGAATCTAACATATCTCAGTCATTTGGTAATATaactaaattacaaaagaaaatttatatgaaCATGAAAGTTCTTAAAATCTAATATGGATTTATATATACAGTCTGTCACATGGTGCACATATAACATCAGGTTAAAGGAAAAATAACATGAAGTAGATAGACGTGGAGGAAAAAAGATATATGGATTCAACTTTTTTCActgacatttaaaaaatataagattagttcaaaagatttaaaaggaataatggaaaagattcTAGATTCAATTTTTCCTAACAAGtaacatttattataaaaataaaaataaaaaatgaaggtGTTCACACAAACATACCAATTCAGCAGTTTGGAGCATGTCATCATGGTGAACTCTTGAATTAAGGGCCATATATATGATTTCAGTCTCATTAAAGACATTTGTCTCAACTACCACAGGATTTTTAGCTCCTTCATAGCAAAATACTCTGTCAAAGCCATTTGATacgtataaataattttacttagaTATGCAAAACTAAGTTAGAAcacaaaatttcttttatactttAATATTGAATTTAGAGTGTTATGATTCACGAGTGTTCATTGCAGAGTCTATTCTATAACAAGATAAACACTACTCagattaatttatatgttatatgAAGTAGTGAGATCCATCCTCTATATAGTGAGATAAACATTTACGAGTGTCAAATACTTGGACTAGAGTGctataattagtattttatgaaatttgtgttttaatCATTGATacacaatttaattatttttgcacTAAACAAATTTTGCAAAACTATAAGTATCATAGAATAATAATTTTGCAGGATTGAAAGTTGAGTAATACACTCTAATAATATCTTCAAAGATAAAAGTCTTTTTGGTTCCCATGCCACCTCCTATAAGTAGTAACACCGGACGCCTTTCACTGAGTATCTTCGTATCCGTGTCATGATTTGTTGTTTTCACCTGCATATTCTTGCTTACCTTTTCAAACCTTTGTTGTCTTTGAACCCTTTCAAACCTTTGTTTTCTGTGAACACCACACCATATTAGccaaacaaatattatatatatatatatatatatatatatatatacttattttcGCATTACATTCCCCTCAAcctagaaaaatatatatattaaaactataaaaacttTTAGCTCCATCATAATATGGTGACATTAATTTGAACTACCTtagaaaatattgtaaaaattaagattaatataattttacctCATAACTTCCAATataattttcttgaatttttttgtaTGTGGAGACTCTTCCCTTAAAgcctatatataaaaaaaatatgattaacgCATTAGAGAGAATAATATAATgtcataatttattttggaaGGGTCACATcaactttattatttatcaatatctgtttccattttatttacgaactttatatatatatatatatatatatatatatatatatatatatatatatatatatatatatatatatatatatatatttaaagaagaaaaaaaatattggtaaATGAAGAAGGTAAGTTAAGATAAATACCAAACTAATGAGATGTGTAACTTGATTCCAGTGAAATGCTAAATAAGTGTTAACGCATCTCTCAAACTCATCTATGAGTTTCGTATATAAATCCCAAGGATAGCCATAGACACTACAAATGTATTCAAAGATATTTTCATCACATTCTTTGGATCTTTTCAGAAAGTCTTGGGCCAATATACATAATACTGGAACTTCATTAGCATCTTTAAATCCAATCTGTCTTGCTGCAACCACATCATTAAATAAGATAGTCAAAACATTATATAACATACCTTACCCTTGTGTACACGTGTCTTCACATTATGCATTATAACCCTTGAAGAAAACCTGTTTTAAGGTTGTTATACTTGGAACTTTTCCAATAACTAAAAAGGTATCCATTTTAATGTAGAAAATGATTGTAGACACACTAAAAAAGTGCATgaacatttaatataaaaagaataaaacataataaatttatacatgaacattgaatataaatataataaaataataaatttataagt from the Vigna angularis cultivar LongXiaoDou No.4 chromosome 3, ASM1680809v1, whole genome shotgun sequence genome contains:
- the LOC128195946 gene encoding calmodulin calcium-dependent NAD kinase-like isoform X2; this encodes MKLLQVLAASVAGLIVVALTTTYRRHARRRAKIVRKQKKLIPLLKKTKSNDLIEIEKFSHYVARQIGFKDANEVPVLCILAQDFLKRSKECDENIFEYICSVYGYPWDLYTKLIDEFERCVNTYLAFHWNQVTHLISLALREESPHTKKFKKIILEVMRVFCYEGAKNPVVVETNVFNETEIIYMALNSRVHHDDMLQTAELMHQSSTHVALSKLVTALNEGRDVIMVDTLSCESFVKQTIVMARNIHKYRYRMGVGYKVAEDGTVTENYWEKLHDTEEENQSKGISNGEPCTQKPYEIFLLGMVCESYLAMVKIISKAIITRSAVNVNSQLKYHKMFANAFPRYCDLVDKAILSGADFVGSPPNVIWSIFHDEDRQEYIKKTKLLKELSDLNVEADSVYELNKKPNRIMEPDSLWSKIVVLSPSRKRDQMELKNSIERIERSLKYMTKLFCDTLEQH
- the LOC128195946 gene encoding calmodulin calcium-dependent NAD kinase-like isoform X1 encodes the protein MKLLQVLAASVAGLIVVALTTTYRRHARRRAKIVRKQKKLIPLLKKTKSNDLIEIEKFSHYVARQIGFKDANEVPVLCILAQDFLKRSKECDENIFEYICSVYGYPWDLYTKLIDEFERCVNTYLAFHWNQVTHLISLALREESPHTKKFKKIILEVMRKQRFERVQRQQRFEKVSKNMQVKTTNHDTDTKILSERRPVLLLIGGGMGTKKTFIFEDIIRVVFCYEGAKNPVVVETNVFNETEIIYMALNSRVHHDDMLQTAELMHQSSTHVALSKLVTALNEGRDVIMVDTLSCESFVKQTIVMARNIHKYRYRMGVGYKVAEDGTVTENYWEKLHDTEEENQSKGISNGEPCTQKPYEIFLLGMVCESYLAMVKIISKAIITRSAVNVNSQLKYHKMFANAFPRYCDLVDKAILSGADFVGSPPNVIWSIFHDEDRQEYIKKTKLLKELSDLNVEADSVYELNKKPNRIMEPDSLWSKIVVLSPSRKRDQMELKNSIERIERSLKYMTKLFCDTLEQH